From Salinicola endophyticus:
ACTTCGCGCGCATTCACGGCTGCGAGGCGATTCGCGGCGACGCGCGCCACTACGTCATCCATACCCACAAGGGCGACTGCCATCTGCTCGACCCGGCCGCCCTCGCGACCACCTTTCCGCTGCTGGGCGAGATCGATCCCCAGCCCCCCCGGGCCGTGGCGTTGACTCTGACCTGCCGTGATCTTGCCGCAACACTGACCCGGTGGGATGCGTCCGGCGTCGAATATCACGCTCAGGACGCCAGCCAGGCAGATATCGCGCCCCAGGCGCTGGGCACGCTACTGCGTTTTGTCCAGCAGTGAGGGGGGCCCGCTAGCGCGCGGCGTCGTGGCGAAAGGCATGCATCCAGGCGCTCAGGTGGCGCAGCAGCTTGAGGCTCGCCAGCGGCTGACGCCGCCCGACCCGGGTGATCATGTGCGCCTGGGAGTGCTGGAACGGCGCACAGGCGACCCGCCGCGCGACCACGCTCTGGCTGCCGAGCTCATCCGCCACCGCGAAGCTGGGCAGCAGGGTGACCGCCATGCCGGCCACCACCGCGCGCCGCAGTACCGCCATGGAGTTGGTCTCCATCGCCACCCGCGGGCGCAGCCGGGCCTGCTGGAAAGCTTCGTCGACCAGCCGCCGCACACCGTGTCCGACTTTCCATAGTGCCATCGGCGCCTCGCTCAGCGTCTCCAGCGACAGCGGCTCGGGGTGCGTGGCCAGCGCGTGATCGCGGGGACAGATCGCCAGCAGCGGTTGGCCGCTGGAGACCCAGAAGCGAATTTGGGGGTGGACCCGTTCGTGAAACATCAGCCCAATATGCGCGCGGTCCTCGACGACCGACTCGATGATCTCGTCGGTCCCGGCCTGCTGAATATCCAGACGCACGCCGCGGTAGCGCTCGGCGAAGGCCTTGAGCGGGGCCGCGATCAGATCGTCGATGAAGCCCTCCCCCACGACCAACGAGATGGTGCCGGTCTCCAGGCGCTGATGGGCCTCCAGGCTGGCGATGAACTGCTCGTCCAGGGCACCGCGCTGGCGGCAGTAGTCGAGCACCATGTCGCCCACCGCGGTGGGGCGGATGCCGCGCGGCGTGCGCTCGAGCAGCGGCGCTTCGAAGGCGGTTTCGAGCAGCGCGATCTGGCGGCTCACCGCCGAGGGCGCGATATCGAGCCGCGCGGCGGCCTTGCGCAGCGAGCCGGACTCGACCGTGACGCGAAAATAGACCAGCCGCTGATGGGGAATGTCCATGGCGTATCATGGGCGCCGGGGCGCCGTTCATCTCGTCTGGCGGGCGTGCCGAGGTCAGTGTTGCTTCGATTAGGACACCTGCCGGCACCGCTCGTCAACGCGCAAGGTGCCCGGTCGGGCATATCTCGCTTTTCGGGTAGAGTGCTGGCATGGTGAAGGTTGCCGATGTCAGGTCTATCGGGCCAGGCGCGGCGCCGTCATCATTCGTACCGTTTACCGTCATCCCCGTTTTCCGCATGGAGCCACGCATCCGATGTTCATCGCCATGAACCGTTTCCGCGTCAACCCCCAGCGCACCGAGGAGTTCGAGACCCTATGGCTCGAACGTGAAACGCACCTGCAGGGGCTGCCGGGATTCGTCGAATTCCATATGCTGCGCGGCCCGGCTGAGGAGGATCATGTCCTCTACGCCTCTCACACCATCTGGCGCTCGCGGGCCGACTTCGAGGCGTGGACCCACTCGGAAGCGTTCCGAGCCGCCCACGCCAATTCCGGCCAGAGCCGCCGCGAGGGCCTCTATCTGGGGCCGCCCAAGTTCGAGGGCTTCGAGGTGATCCAGACCGTCGGCGCCGACTGACACCAGCGGCCAGCGTGATGCCTATGTCATCGACACCTGCGCGCCAAAGTCTCGCCCAGGCCCTCAGGCCCCGTGCCTGGGTGATGGCCCTGTTGATGCTGCTGGGTGTGATCGCCCCCACCACCCCACTGCTCGCCGCCGAGCCGCCAGCGGCCCAGCGCGCGCTCGACAAGGCCGAGCAGCTGGAGCAGCGGGTAGTCGAGAACACGCGCGCCAGCCCGGCGCCACCGGCGCTGCGGGTAACGCCCGAGGGCGCACGTGCGCTCGATCCGCGCGGCCAGGCCCCACTGGACGACGCGCTGACCTGTCTGGCACGATCGATCTACTGGGAGGCCAAGGGTGCGGGCGTCGTGGAGATGGAGGCAGTGGCCAACGTGGTGATGAACCGGCTGGGCAATCCGGCCTTCCCGCCGACCCTGTGCGGCGTGGTACAGCAGGGCTCGGAGACCGGCAGCTGCCAGTTCTCGTGGTGGTGCGATGGTCGCCCCGACGAGGCGCGTGAGCCGCTGGAGTACGCGGCGGCACGCGAGATCGCACGCCGCGCGCTCAACGGCACACTCAAGGATCGCACCCACGGCGCGGTGTTCTTCCACCAGCGCAGCATCACGCCATCCTGGGCCTCGCACATGGTCAAGACGGTGCAGACCCGCGAGTTCGATTTCTATCGTCTCCCCGGTTGATCCCGGCGAGCCCCGCGAGGAGCAGCGCGCATGCCCGAGGTAGGGACGGAACTGAGCAGCGACACTCTGTGGCCGAGCCTGGTCGAATCCGCGCGCAGCGCCGCCAAGCGCCATCCACTACTGACACCGCTCTACCGCCGCTGCCTGCTCGAGGTCGATGATCTCGCCGGTGCCCTGGTCGAGATCATCAGCGAAGACCTGGCCACCGCCGAAGTGGCTTTCGCCGAGTGCCATACCGCGGTGGCGGCGTGCCTCGCCGCCCACCCCGAGATCGCCGCGGCCGCGGCGCGCGACCTGCTGGTGCTGCTGCGCGAGGACGCCGCGATTCCCGAGCCCTTCACCCCGCTACTGTTCTTCCCCGGCTACCGTGCGCTGCAGTGCCATCGCGTCGCCCATGCCTGGTGGCGGGCGGGCCTCACCGATCTCGCCAGCTTCGCCCAGTATCGCGCCGCACACGCCTTCGCTGCCGATATCCATCCGGCGGCGCAGCTGGGCGCGGGGCTGTTCATCGACC
This genomic window contains:
- a CDS encoding LysR family transcriptional regulator, whose amino-acid sequence is MDIPHQRLVYFRVTVESGSLRKAAARLDIAPSAVSRQIALLETAFEAPLLERTPRGIRPTAVGDMVLDYCRQRGALDEQFIASLEAHQRLETGTISLVVGEGFIDDLIAAPLKAFAERYRGVRLDIQQAGTDEIIESVVEDRAHIGLMFHERVHPQIRFWVSSGQPLLAICPRDHALATHPEPLSLETLSEAPMALWKVGHGVRRLVDEAFQQARLRPRVAMETNSMAVLRRAVVAGMAVTLLPSFAVADELGSQSVVARRVACAPFQHSQAHMITRVGRRQPLASLKLLRHLSAWMHAFRHDAAR
- a CDS encoding antibiotic biosynthesis monooxygenase, whose product is MFIAMNRFRVNPQRTEEFETLWLERETHLQGLPGFVEFHMLRGPAEEDHVLYASHTIWRSRADFEAWTHSEAFRAAHANSGQSRREGLYLGPPKFEGFEVIQTVGAD
- a CDS encoding cell wall hydrolase; this encodes MSSTPARQSLAQALRPRAWVMALLMLLGVIAPTTPLLAAEPPAAQRALDKAEQLEQRVVENTRASPAPPALRVTPEGARALDPRGQAPLDDALTCLARSIYWEAKGAGVVEMEAVANVVMNRLGNPAFPPTLCGVVQQGSETGSCQFSWWCDGRPDEAREPLEYAAAREIARRALNGTLKDRTHGAVFFHQRSITPSWASHMVKTVQTREFDFYRLPG
- the epsC gene encoding serine O-acetyltransferase EpsC — translated: MPEVGTELSSDTLWPSLVESARSAAKRHPLLTPLYRRCLLEVDDLAGALVEIISEDLATAEVAFAECHTAVAACLAAHPEIAAAAARDLLVLLREDAAIPEPFTPLLFFPGYRALQCHRVAHAWWRAGLTDLASFAQYRAAHAFAADIHPAAQLGAGLFIDHGAGIVIGETAVVEDDVTLFHGVTLGGTGKLSGDRHPKIRRGAFLGAGCCVLGNIEVGERARIGAGAVVTRPVAADSTVLGPRAAPR